The Vespa velutina chromosome 2, iVesVel2.1, whole genome shotgun sequence sequence GATTacacgaaaaagaaagtagcGAGATTATTAAACTAACTCGAATCGATCCCGTTATGATCTAGCGTGCACGAAATACAGTATCCGTTATCCTATCGGCATTTCGTTGGATCAATAAGTATTATCACGCGAAAACCATTTCTTGCTCGTTAACTAAGATATTTTGATATGCTGtcgaataatattaacgtCCTTCCGAACtcgaattcttctttttataactcTCTTGATAACATAAAAACTTGTCAACATCAAAAAGCGTTTAAATTCGATAGGAATGAAGTCGTTTTAATAGAATTACCAAAGAAATCCAAACGGTacttttaaaggaaaaacgtGGACActtgattaaaataatcgcGATATCATTTTCTACACAATTCAGTCTTGAGTCACGTCGTTCGTCATAGTCAAAatcttaaaagaatattttccaaGAATCTTTGAAGAATCTTTCCTCCAAAAGATTCTTACACAAAGAATTACATTAACAGATTAGAATTCCAAGATAATTTCCTTGCAGAATTCTTGTCATCCTCTTTCAactgttctttctctttctttctctctctctctctctctctctctctctctctctctctctctctctttctttctctttctttctctctttccttctcggcTATCCATCAATGTTGTACTCTCGCGCTGTATGCCAGATTGTGAGCGTACTGCCTGTCGGCTTCCGTGACGGCGGTCACTTCCTTCAAACTCCTGTCCCATCCACCGCCACTTTGCTGCCATCCACCGTGAGAATCGTGACTCTGCTTCTGACTAAGCAACTTTTTCAGACCAATTATCAACGACAGTACCAGAGCTATCTTGCTGATGATAAGAGCTTTACCagcgagaaggaaaagaacgcCCATGGCAATCGGTACCAGAGCAGCCATTTTCATGGCTATacccatcatcatcattcccatcatcttcttcatcttacCACGTCCTTCCTCGATGCTACGTTTCAGTTCACCAAAATTGGTCTTTGGAAGACGAATTTGCACATTGAATCCGTTTAACAGATTTGCGATTCTATCCAAAAGAATATCATTGAGTATTTCATCCTTGGAAACACCACTATTGCGACCTAAGCTTTCCAGATCGATTGTCGAGCTCTTTGATTCGTTTTCCGCCGAAGAAGCAACTTTGATAAGTTCTAAATTCTCTCCTATTGGTAGACTATCGATACGACCAAGTCTATCGAGGAAAGATATAGCCTTTTTCTTTAGGCACGATGACACAGCCACGTTACGCTGTTGACATTCTTCATAAACTCGGTAAAGAGCACGGTATCCTTTGTTGAAGAAACTGAACTCTTCGTTCGCCAGATTGACGACAATCATAGTACTGAGAGCAAAAATTCCGAGAGTCCACTTGAAGAGATCCATCTTCCTCGCCTGCGTGTCGATTTCAAAActattttttcgttaattgTATCCGGATCAAAAAAATCTCACGAGCTTTGTCACCTTCCGGAATGTAAAAATCACAAGTAGGGCGAACGGTAAATGTGTTATGAagtattatgaataataaagatacgaGCTAGCTGAATATCCACGTATCGACATACCCTCGATCAGAGAGAACTGTCGACAGGATTAGTGGCCCCGGTCGATATATACCAAGCAGATGGCATCCTCGGCAAAAGGGGGTGAGAGCTCCTATGTGCGATTTCGCTAACATCACCAACGACACGATCTATCTTCCTCAATGTTTctatcctcctctttctttcgaccAACCTCTTTTCGCCAGACCGtttactatctttctctcgcacGAATCACGTGTTGAGTATCTGCAAGGCTACAGGAGAGGGGAAGAAATAGTCGCATGTGACCCTTCCTGACACAGAGACCCACTCGAGAGAGTATCGAGGCATCTTCCTCCATTGCATTCAATTCCTCCACTGTTTCTTACATTTTCTctgttcttctcttctctactcATCTCCTCATCTTCCGATTCGCTCAACCACATAAACATACTATAGTAGACCAATCGAAACTCTTTAAAACGAGACAGAGTATTGGGGTAGGTGGGATAAGTCTAGTAAAGAGAAGGGATCTCCATGAAGATTCCAAGTCTTTATTGGTACGTGCTTGGCACGATGACCTTACTGATCTTCCGATTGGAATACTACGCGAAGGTTTCTATACACGGCGAAGGCCTCTCTCGTCCTTCCTATCTCCTTAGTTTTCTACAGGAGCAGGGACAGTCGCCTGAACGAGCTCCATCTACGATCTACTTTACGTCTTTGGATCATTGGATTCTTTTTTCCGTGTTAATAATCGATATGCTTTGCCATATCGCCGATTCCAGATAATGTCAGCCAATTTCGGTCTATTAAAAGCGACGATCTTTCCTAGAAACCTAGATTTTCTTATGAATTACTTCAAATCGTGGACATGTCCGAACCTAAATTATACCACATAACATTaaggaatgaaatgaaacgacACATAGATTATAGAGgatcgttaataatttaagaaaaaaggttatttatctttttctattcgtatTCATATACATtctaaatatctaatataaaaattgatctaTGAAACATAAACGCAATGTTCTGTATTTCATATTCTGTAGATGTACACATCGTTGACACAGTCAATCGAGGTTAGCGCATCTCGCACGATATAACTAGATGCATCCTCGATGCAGTTACCTACTTCGCGATTATACATCCCATGTAATCGGCGCTGTGCATTACCACGAGCGACGTTTCAACAGTATTAACGCATTTCCCGTTCCACATTCCATACACACAGTTAACTTCTCACGAACTGTGCGACGCGAAGAATAGATTTTACGTGATATCTTATGACGAATTTTTCTCGCATTACACAAAACAAGTACTCTTTCAAATGGACCTATACTTAACTCCTTTCCTTTCGCGTAAAGGATATATAGGTCGTACTCTTGAATATTCAACTTTTATAGCGATAATTAGATGATTTATACTATATACCATCTATACTATGACCAAATTAATTTACgtcttttatcaaatttttgtaTTCCATGacgaaaattcaaaaaaaatttttgagaaTATTTGAACTGCAATAATTTGTAATcaattcgtaatttttttttaaaaagtcatGAATTTAATTCTCATAATTCGTTATCGAtttattactaaaaaaaagaattataaataaagtacATGACTTTGCACAACGTATACACTTTTACCAATTAGATGATTTCGATTTAACGAGAATAAGAGAGTTCTAAGTCAACAGATTGTCTCAGAAGATATCTCGGATAAGGGAGAGATTTTTCTCGCATTTTTAAATTGGATCACTGATTCTACGCAACAATTGCTTGCGCATGAGCAAACTTatgttcatataatatatttctagtCTCGGTCAACGAGATTCGCTCTGCTTCGCGAAAGCGTTTGAATTAATCGCACTTTCTCAAAATACGTAGAAAATTATACATGGTTCATTCTTCAAAGAATGTTTTAGAATTTCGTTTATGAAAATGCAGGAAGATAAATGCAATAGATAAGATTTCAATGAATGCAGTTACACTATATACCGTTATCGACGCACATATTATTTACGCGTAATTTCAAAAGCATAACATAATAAACTAGTCGAGAGTTCAACTGATCAATGGTCATGAGTacttgttaattttatttaaaacactTACAATACGATTAGAAATCTGACATTTATTCctgatttcttttatataaaagaaattatatttttatatgaaagtaTATTACTACACTTTAtagaatttcaataatattcgaggattattactgttaaatgcgtatatataaaaaaattttgaacatAAGATATTCCTATAAGATCTCGATAAACCTCCTACTGACGCAGGTAAACGTCAAGTCAAGCTATACTTTATCGTCAATAGTAAACGATTACTATCTAAATATCTTTGTGAACAATAGATTTTCCACGTGAATTAATCGtacattttaaagaaaaagaacaggtTGGATATATTCTTTCGTAAGATCGATGACACGCAACAATGGTATTCTGTACCATTCAAAGGGAAATCAATGGAAAGATATAATCTTTGGAAGCTGTATAACCCCTCACGAAATGAAGATAGAGACAAGTCAAAGATTTGCGTGGCCCAGTGGCACACAAAATGATCGTCGAAGTAGAATATTGGATTTTTTAGTCCTTATTTTCTACTTTCCactacatgtatgtacatatttagcCTAAGTTAGGACGGAAGTTGTGATGTTCTCGACAAAAAGCTTGATCGTCAGAAGCGATTGTTCCGGTTTTTCGAGTACGTCTTCAGGAATCACATTCGACACGTCTGCGTGTATTTCTCGATCATTTCTCCTGCAGCTGTCGCTGAACTACTCGAGATCCGATTGAGGTCCGccaaattattctctttttgatctttatattcatttatctgAAGACAATAAACTGACCAATAAAAGagtcgttattatttcttaataataacaatcctGTATGATGGTTAGTAAAGAACCAAGGTTAATTGCCGCtaaataagagagaataataGTATGAATCAAATGAATA is a genomic window containing:
- the LOC124957727 gene encoding uncharacterized protein LOC124957727 codes for the protein MDLFKWTLGIFALSTMIVVNLANEEFSFFNKGYRALYRVYEECQQRNVAVSSCLKKKAISFLDRLGRIDSLPIGENLELIKVASSAENESKSSTIDLESLGRNSGVSKDEILNDILLDRIANLLNGFNVQIRLPKTNFGELKRSIEEGRGKMKKMMGMMMMGIAMKMAALVPIAMGVLFLLAGKALIISKIALVLSLIIGLKKLLSQKQSHDSHGGWQQSGGGWDRSLKEVTAVTEADRQYAHNLAYSARVQH